CCGAGGGCGACCAGCCCGTACATGCTGCCGAGGGCCAGCCCCGTGACGAGCAGCTGTACGAGCAAGCGAGTCTACTTGGCGGCGAGAGGGACGATCTTGCCCGCCTTCCAGACCACCATGATGTAGTCGCCGTCGTTCAGCGCGTCGTGCTGCTCGGCGGTGAACGGCTTCCGGTAGGTCTTGATCAGGCCCTTGTACTCGGCGCCGAGGTTCTCGAGCGCATCGCGCACCTTCGCCCCCTCGGAGGAGCCGGCCTGTTCGATGGCCATGGCCACGAGGTGGACGCCGTCGTAGGCGTTGGCGGTCCCGACCGGCGCGATGACGTCCTGGGGGCCCTTCACGCCGTATTTTTCCTTGAGCATCTTCAGCACGTATTCGCCGCGCTCGTTCTGCTTGCCGAAGAACGAGTAGGTCTGCAGGAACGCGACGCCGTCCGAGAGATCGCCGGTCAGCTCCGCGAAGCGGCCGCCGGAGATGCCCCAGTGCGACACCATCGGGATCTCCCAGCCGATCTTCGCCCGCGACTTCACCACCTGCGCGCCCTCGGGCGCGTTGGCCACCAGCACCACGTGGTCGGCGCCGGCGCCCTTCAGCCGCAGCAGCTGCGGGCTCATGTCCGGGTCGCCCCAGTTGAATTTCTCGATGCCCACCGCCTTGATGCCCTTGGCCCCGAGCCACTTGGTCAGGCCCGCCTCGTTCGACTGGCCCCAGCTCGTGTTCTCGAGCAGCAGGCCGGGCTTGCCCTTGCGCAGCACGTCGGTGGCGTAGCGGGTGAGGAACTTGTCGGCGTCGTCGTCGTTGGCCGAGACCCGGAACACGTAGTTGGGCGTCTGCCCGTTCCGCGTGATGTTCGTGCCGGCAGCCCACGCGCCCATGTAGGGCGTCTTGAGCTCCTGCCAGACCGCCACCTGGGCGAGGGCGACCGGGGTATGCAGGCCGCCGAACACCGCGCTGACCTTCTCGCGCTCCACCAGCTCGCGCGCGATGGTCACGCCCTTGGCCGGCTGGCCCTCGTCGTCGCGGACCACCAACCGCAATGGGCGGCCACCCAGCACGCCGCCCTTGGCGTTGATCTCCTCGATGGCGATCTCGAGCCCGCGCTTGATGGCCTCGCCCGAGGCCGCCGAGCCGCCGGAGACCGCCGCGGTGAGCCCGATCTTGACCGGCTCCTTGGACTGGGCCAGCACCACGACCCCCGGGACCGCAAGCACGGCCACGGTGAAGAGCAGAGTAGAGGCACTGCGTCGCATGGAATCCTCCTGCGGCAATCAGATGATGGCGATGCGCCGTCGGCGCGACAGAGCGGTACTGTAGTTATCACAGCGGGGGGTGCCCCCGCTACCGGGACTTCCGTTCAGCTGCGGGGGCCCGGACATGGCCCCCGCACTCCCCCAGCGGCGGACAGCCGTCCGGCGGACGGCCGTTTACTTCTTCAAGGCTCTTCAGCTGCGGGGGCCCGGACATGGCCCCCGCACTCCCCCAGTGGCGGACAGCCGTCCAGCGGACGGCCGTTTACTTCTTCAAGGCTCTTCAGCTGCGGGGGCCCGGACATGGCCCCCGCACTCCCCCAGGCCGCGGGCATTCGGGTGGCGGCCGGCCGCCGCTACTTCGGGGCGGTGATGCCGTAGGCCTTGAGCTTGCGGTAGAGGTGGCTGCGCTCGATGCCGAGCCGCTCGGCGGTGCGGGTCATGTTCCACTCGTTGGCCCGCAGCTCGCTCAGGATGAAGGCGCGCTCGAAGGCCTCGCGGGCCTCCTTCAGCGTGCGCTCGCGCTGCCCGTCGTCGCCCGTCGACTCCGCGTCGCGGGGGCGCAGCGGGGGCGGGAGGTCCTCGGGGCCGATGACGTCGCGGGGGGTCATGATGACGAGCCGCTCCACCATGTTGCGCAGCTCGCGCACGTTGCCCGGCCAGTCGTAGGAGAGGAAATAGGCGAGGGCTTCCACCGAGACGGTCTTGGGCCGCTTGCCGTTCTCGGCCGAGAACATCGTCACGAAGTGGGCCACCAGCAGCGGCAGGTCCTCCTTGCGCTGACGCAGCGGCGGCACCTCGATCGGGATGACGTTCAGCCGGTAGTACAGGTCCTCGCGGAACGCGCCGACCGCGATGCGCTCGGGCAGGTTCTGGTTCGAGGCGGCGAGGACCCGCACGTCCACCCGGACGGTGTCCTTGCCGCCGACCCGCTCGAAGGCCTGCTCCTCCAGGGCGCGCAGCACCTTGGCCTGGGTCTTGAGGCTCATGTCGCCGATCTCGTCGAGGAAGAGGGTGCCCTGGTCGGCCAGCTCGAACTTGCCGCGCCGGCGCGCCACCGCCCCGGTGAAGGCGCCCCGTTCGTGGCCGAACAGCTCCGACTCGATCAGCTCCTCGGGGATGGCCGCGCAGTTCACCTCGACGAAGGGGCCGTCGCGGCGGGCGGACAGCGCGTGCACCGCGCGGGCCACCAGCTCCTTGCCCGAGCCGTTCTCTCCCTGGATGAGCACGCGGCCGCTCGAGGGCGCGGCCACCGCGATCTGCTGGCGCAGGTGCTCGATCAGCGCGCTCTGGCCGACGATCTCCTGGCCGCGCTCGAGCTGGGCGCGCAGGGTGCGGTTCTCCCGCTCGAGCCGGGTGTGCTCGAGCGCGCGGTTGGCGATGAGCAGCGTCTTCTCGAGCGACAGCGGCTTTTCGATGAAGTCGTAGGCGCCGAGCTTGGTGGCCTTCACCGCGGTTTCGATGGTGGCGTGGCCGGAGATCATCACCACCACCGTCTCGGGCCGCAGGCGCTTCAGCTCGGCCAGCGTGTCGAGCCCGTCGATGCCCGGCATCCAGATGTCGAGGAAGATGATGTCGGGCACCTCGTCCTGCAGGCGGGCGATCGCCTCTTCCCCGGAGCCCACCGCGGTCACTCGATATCCTTCATCCTCGAGAACGCCTCTCAACGTCGTCCGGATCGCGCGCTCGTCGTCGACGATCAGGATGTGCTCGCCGGGCATGGGAGCGCGCCTCAGGCCTGGACCGGCGCGGCCACCGGCCGGCCCGCGGGCAATTCGACCACGAACCGGCTGCCGTGCGGCGTGTTGTCCTCCACGCGGATGGTGCCGCCGTGGTCGGAGACGATCTGGTGGACGATCGGCAGGCCCAGGCCCATCCCGGTGGCCTTGGTGGAGAAGTAGGGGACGAAGAGCCGCTCGCGGTCGTCCGCCGCGATGCCCGGCCCGTCGTCGGCGACCACGATGCGCGCCCGATGCGCCTCGGGCAGCCACGCGGTCTGCACCACCACCTCGCCGGTGGCGCCGACCGCCTCCACCGCGTTGTCCACCAGGTTCAGGACCGCGCGCTTGATCTGGTCCGGATCCACCTCGATGGGCGGCAGGTCCGGCGAGAACACCGCGCGAATCGCGAGGCCCGGGTGCGACTCGCGATAGAGGACGACCACGCTCTCGAGCAGCCGGGCCAGGTCGGTGGGCTTGGGAGTCAGCGCGGGCATCCGCGCGAAGCGGGAGAACTCGTCGACCAGCTGTCGCAGCCCGTCGACCTCCTGGATGATGGTCCCGGTGGCCTCCTCGAGCAGCCGCTTCTCGTCCGCGCTGCGGTCGGAACCGAGCCGGCGACGCAGACGCTGGGCCGAGAGCTGGATCGGGGTGAGCGGATTCTTGATCTCGTGGGCGATGCGCTGGGCGACCTCGCGCCATGCGGCCAGCCGCTGGGCCTTCAGCAGCTCGGTGAGGTCGTCGAACGCGAGCACCATCCCCAGGTAGCCGCCGTCGGGTCCGCGCAGCGCGGTGGCGGAGGCGAGCAGAGCCACCGCCTGCCCCCCGCGCCGCAGGTGCACCTCGCGGTCGAGCATGCCCTCCCGTACGCGGCCCATGCGCTGGATCAGCGCGTCGATCTCGGTGTATTCGGGCGAGCGGAAGACGCGCGCGGCCGGGCGGCCGTGGATCTGCGAGGCGTCGAGGCCGAGCAGTCGCTCGGCCGCGCTGTTGATGGTGGTGACGCGGCCCTCCGGGTCCAGCGACACCACGCCGGTCGCGACCGCCTCCAGCACCGTCTCGGTGTAGCGCCGCCGATCTTCCATCTCGGCGTGCTTGGACTGCAGATCGCGATAGGTCTCCTCGAGCTTCGACTGCGACGCGGCGAGGTCTCCGGTCATCCGGTTGAAGGAGTCCACCAGGATGCCGATCTCGTCGTCGGCGCGGACCTCGACCTTGTATCGCAGGTTCCCCGCCGCGACCTCCCGCGTCCCCTCGGCCAGCATCTGAATGGGCTCGGTGATGCCGCGGGCCAGGTAGAGCCCGAACCAGGTGGCCGAGAACACGATGATCAGGGTCATCAGCAGGAAGAGCAGGATGTAGATGCCCTTGATCGGGTTCTTGAGCAGCCGCAGCTGCTTGTACTCCTGGAAGGCCTGGCTGATGTTGCGCAGCCGATTCTCGAGCCGCTGGGGCACGTGGATGGCCACCACCATGGCCGCGGCCACCGACTGGTCGGCGTCGCGGATCGGCACCATCGCCTGGATCATGTCGCCGTTGTCCAGCTCGTGGACGGTGGTGATCTCCTGACCGGCCAGCGCCTGCTTGACGTTCTCGGTGTTGGCCGAGCGGGTGGGCACCTTGGCCAGCACCGGGTTCTTGACGTGCACCAGCTCCTGCCCCTCGCGGTTGAAGACGGTGATGGCCGCGACCCCGAGCCGCTCCTGCTGATCGGCGAGGAAGGCGGCCAGCGCCTCGCGCTTGTTCTCGGCGAGGAGGCCGTCGCGCTCGATCACGCGCCCCATGTAGCGGTCGTGCCGCAGCGCGGTGCTCTCCAGGCTCTGGTAGTAGGTCTGGGCGACCTCCATGGCCTGGTCGAGCGGCCGCTCCACCTGCGGCTTGAACCACCCCTCGATCGAGGTGGTGATGAAGTTGGACGCGATCAGGAAGATGAGGATGCCGGGGCCGAGGGCCAGGGCCATGAAGGTCAGGACGAGCTTGGCCTTGAACCGCGAGCCGATGATCTTCTGCCGCCGCTCGAACGAGAGCTTCACCAGGTTGCGGAAGAGCAGGACGAGCAGCAGCAGGAAGACGACCAGGTTCAGGTTGAAGAGGAAGAAGACGATGAGGTTGGAGGCGAAGGGGATCTTGGGCGCGCGGATGCCCACCTCGAAGACGGTGGCCACCACCAGGAGGACGAGGATCCCGGCGATGATGAGCAGGTTCCGCTTGCGCTTCTCCTGCTCGTCGAGCCGCTCGGGGCGGCGGGCGGTGAGCGGCGTCACTGGTTCCTCACCGGGGTGAGCAGGCTCGACTGCACCCAGGGCGTCTCCTCGGCCTCACCGGTCATGCGCGCGAACCAGGAATTGACGCCCCCGAGCGAGACGTCGGAGCGCGCCCGCACGTAGTAGAGCTCCTGCCGGTCGAGCGCGACCACCGGCGCGATCTGGCCGACCCGCAGCTCCGAGATCATGCGCTGGGCCTCGCGCAGGTCCTTGGTGAGAATCGGCTCGCGGGCCTCGCCCTTGAGCGCGGTGATCTTGTACTCCTTGGTGAGCACGTTGTAGGTGAGCTGCCGCTCCACCGTGCGGACCTGCAGGCGCCGATCCACTCCGAACCGCGCGTACTGCCACAGCTCGACGTAGTAGCGCACGTGGGCCGCGATCCCGGTGTGGATGGACTCGTGCAGGGAGTCGGGGATCGCGTCGAAGAGCACCACCGTCACCGTCACGTCGTAGTCGTTGAGGAAGACCGAGAGATTGCTGATGCGGACGTCGGCGGCGGCCCGCGCCGGCGCCATCAGGGAGGCCAGCACGAGCGCCCCGAGCAGGCTCAGGGCGAGCGCGGTCGAGGAGAGCGGCCGACGTCGGCGGGGTTCCATGGCACAGACGGCCCATTATAGCGTCGGGCCGGAAGCCCGCGGCGGTTCGGCGGGGGCAGCAGATCGGGGGAAGCCAGGGGCGCCGCGAGCGCGGCGGATGGCTACAGGGCGGCGATGCCGGGCAGGAAGCCGTCGCCGGTCGTGCCCACCGCGGCGGGCACGGCGGGCCGGATCGAGCGGGCGGCCACGCGGCGCCGGTCGGCGGCCACCGCCTTCTGGATCGCCATCACCAGCTGATGGTTCAGCGCGTGTCCGGCATTGCGGCCGACCACGTGGGCCCTCAGCGGCCGACCGAGGAGGAACAGGTCGCCCACGAGGTCCAGGATCTTGTGGCGCACGAACTCGTCGGGGAACCGCAGGCTGTCGTTCAGCACCGAGCGCTTGCCGACCACGACCGCGTTCTCGAGCGAACCGCCGCGAGCCAGACCGTTCTGGCGCATCGCCGGCACGTCCCGCAGGAAGCCGTAGGTCCTGGCCGCGGCCAGCTCCTGATCGAAGACCTGCTCGGTGATGCCGTAGGTGCCGACCTGCAGTCCGATGATCGGGTGGTTGTTGTCGAGCGTGTAGCTGATGCGGAGCGAGTCGGCGGGCAAGACCTCGAGCCAGCGGCTCTCGGTGCCCACGCGAATCGGCTCGCTGATCGTCAGGGGCCGCCGCGGGGCCGGCAGGCTGACGCCGCCGGCCGACCGCAGCAGATCCATGAACGGCTTCGCGCTGCCGTCGGCGGCGGGAACCTCGGGACCGTCGATGTCCACCACCATGTTGTCGACGCCGAGCGCCGCCGCTGCGGCCATCAGGTGCTCCACGGTACGCACCCGCACGCCGAAGGCCCCAACCGTGGTCGCGGAATTGGTGTCGACCACGTGATCGGCATTCGCCGGAATCAGCGTGCCGTCGGTGGCGCGGAAGAGCACACCCGTGTCCGCGCCGGCCGGGGAGACCCGAAGCGCCACCGGCTCACCCGAATGAAGGCCGATGCCCGCCATCTCCACCGGATGTCTGAGGGTCCGCTGCTGGTCCATGGCTGGGTCTACGATAGGCAAAGCAGGTGCCAGCCGGCAAATTTCACGTCAAGTGCCCGTTTCGGTTGACCTGACCTGTTGACGAAACCAGCCCCGCCAAGCCCCAGGTTGCAGGAATGACACACTGCCGGAAATGCCTTGTGTCAGATCAGCAACATCAGAGATCCAGCGTGGCTCGTACTCGGAAGCCGTCGGATTCTCCTTGCACCGAGAGACCTTGCGCGCCAATGCCCCGGATGACTGCTCTCGCGACGTGCCGGGTCGGGTCGATCGGCTCCCCGTGCAGGAAGGCATGAAGACGGAGCGGCTCGGCCCCCGCCGAGGAAGCCGCCTCGAAGACCGCGAACTCGATCGAGCGGCAGGCGAATCCCTCCACCTCGTGGACGTAGAGGCACTCGTCGAGCCAGCGCCGGAGCAGGGCCGCCGGGTCGGGACCGTGCGCGCGAACCTCCCGGACCTCCGTCTCGTCGACCGACGCCGGATCCACCGCGGCGGCGAACAGGGCCAGCGCGATTCGCGAGAAGGCCTCGGGGAGCGTGGGCGCGTCCGCGTACAAATCCATGGTCAGCCACGCCCCAGGTCCCCGTAGCGGGCCTGCAGGAGCGCCACCGCCACCGCGCCGGCCGTCTCCGTCCGTAGCAGGCGCGGCCCGAGCGAGGCCACGAGGGCGCCCGCGCCGGCGAGGCCGTGAACCTCCTCGCCGGTGAGCCCGCCCTCGGGGCCCACCACCACGGTCGCCCGGAGACAGGGGCCGGCGGGCAGGAGGGTGTCGAGCCGCCGTCGCTCCTCTTCCCAGAAGCAGACGAGCAGCCCGGCCGCCGACGCCTCGGGTCGCCACGCGGCCAGTCGGGTCGGCGCGGCCACCTCGGGCACCGCCGCGCGCCCGCTCTGCTGCGCGGCCTCCCGCGCGACCCGCCGCCAGCGCCCGAGCCGCGAATCGGAGCGGCCGGGCTCGAGGCGCACCACGGTGCGCTCGCTCAGCAGCGGGATCACGCGCGTGACCCCGAGCTCGGTGGCCATGCGGATCACATGCTCCATCTTGTCGCCCTTGGGAACGGCCTGGGCCAGTGTGAGGTCGAGGGGCGATTCGGTGGCCAGCGCCGAACGGCCCACCACCATGCCCTCGGCGCGCCGCGACGCGATCGAGGTGAGCCGCACCGAGAGCAGCTGCCCGCTCGCGTCGACGGCCTGCACGATCTCGCCGGCCGCCGCGCGCAGGACCCGCCCGAGGTGATGGGCCGCCGCGGCATCGAAGACCACTCGGTCACCGTCGACGGCGTCCGGCGCCAGATGGAAGCGGGTCACCGAGCCGGCGCGGCCAGTAGGAGGGAGGCCCAGCCATCGAGCGGCACGCTCCAGCGCGTGCCGAAGCCAAGCCCGGAGAGCGCCTCGGCGACCCGGACGTCCTCGCCGTCCAGCATGCCGCCGAGCACGAGGTGCCCGCCCGGGACGACGAGCCGGGCGTAGTGCTCGGCCAGGGCGAGATGCGCGTGGGTCAGCAGATTGGCCACCACCACTGGGAATCGCCCCTCCACGTCCTGCGGCTCGGCCAGGCGCACCGTCAGACCGGCGCAGCCGTTCCGCGCCGCATTGACCTGCGCGGCGGCCACCGCGTCGGGGTCCGTGTCGATGGCCAGCACGCTCGGCGCCCCGAGCCGCAGCGCCGCGATGGCCAGGATGCCGGTGCCGGTGCCGATGTCGAGGACCGCCGAGCCGGGTGCGGCCTCGAGGGCGTCCTCGAGCAGGACCAGGCAGCCCTCGGTGGTGCCGTGATGCCCGGTCCCGAACGCGCGGCCCGGCTCGATCACGACGGCGAGCCGCTCCCCGTTCGGCGCGGCGGAGTCGGGCCCGGGCTCGGCGAGCCACGGCGGCATCACCAGGAGGCGTCGACCGACCTCGCGCACCGGGAACGATTGCTGCCAGGCGCTCGCCCACGCCTCGTCGAGCAGCGGCGCCACCTCGGCGCTTTCCGGCGGCAGCGAGAAGCCGAGCGCGCGCAGCGAGGCCTGATAGACCTGCACCGCGGTCAGCAGGCCGATGGAGGACGCGCGCTCCGGGAAGAACGCGCGCAGCCGCGGGCTCCGACCCGGCACTTCCTCCTCGACCACGCCGAGGGCGCCCTGCTCCCAGAGGAAATTGGTCAGCCCCTCGGAAGTCTCGGCGGTGGCGGGAACCGTCAGCTGCCAGAACGGCATCAACTACCGAACAGCTGCTTCATCCGCTCGACGAACTTGGAGACGCGAGGCCCCGAGCCGCCGTCGGGGGACCCCCGGAATTCCTCCAGCAGCTCGCGCTGGCGCGCGGTGAGCTGGGTGGGCACCTCGACCACGACGTCGTACACCGCGTCGCCGCGCCCGCGCCCGCGCAGATGCGGCATGCCCTTGCCCTTGAGGACCAGGCGCTGTCCCGGCTGGGTGCCCGCGGGGACCTTCAGCTTGGCGGTGCCGTCCAGCACCGGGACCTCGACCTCGTCGCCCAGGGCGACCTGGGGAAAGGTCAGCGGCAATTCGCAGATGAGATGCGCGCCCTCGCGGACGAAGATCTCGTGCGGCTTGATGTGGAGCACCACATAGAGATCGCCGGTCGGCCCGCCTTGCGTCCCGCCCTCGCCCTCGCCGGTCAGGCGCAGCTGATTGCCGTGCTCGACGCCCGCCGGGATCGTGACCTTGAGCAGCCGCTCGCGCGAGATGCGCCCCTGGCCGCGGCAGGTCGAGCACGGGTTGCGGACGATCCGGCCCTCGCCCCGGCAATTCGGGCAGGGACGGGCCACCGTGAGGAAGCCCTGCGAGAAGCGCACCTGGCCTTGCCCCCGGCAGGTGCCGCAGACCTCGGGCTGGCTGCCCGGCTCGACGCCCGAGCCTCGGCAGCCCTCGCAGGTCTCGAGCCGCGGAACCTGCAGCTTGGTCTCCATGCCCTGGGCGGCCTCCTCGAGCGTGATCTCGAGGTCGTAGCGCAAGTCGTCGCCCCGCCGCGCGCGGGTGCGGGAGCGTCCGCGGTCGCCGCCGCCGAAGAAGCCCTCGAAGAGATCCTCGAAGATGGTCCCAAATCCGGCTTCGCCCACCCCGCCTCCGACAGTCCCGAAGCGGTCGTATTGGGCGCGCTTCTCCGGGTCGGAGAGCACGGTGTAGGCCTCGCTGACCTCCTTGAAGCGCTCCTCGGCCTTGCGGTCGCCGGGGTTGCGGTCGGGATGGTAGGCGCGAGCGAGGTTGCGGTAGGCCTTCTTCAGCGCGGCGTCGTCGGCGTCTCGGGGAACCCCGAGGACGCTGTAGTAGTCCTTGGCCGCCACGCTACGAGCTGGAGCCCGCGTCCCGATCGTCGGGAGCCATCGCCACGGTGACCATCGCGGGTCGAAGGACCCGTCCGTTCAGCAGATAGCCCCGGGCGGTCTCCCCCGCTACCGTCAGGTCCGGCAGGTCCGGGCGCTGGACCCGGGCGACCGCCTCGTGGCGCTCCGGATCGAAGGGCTGGCCGACCGACACGAACGGAGTGAGGCCGAATTTCTCGAGCACTCGGAGCAGCTCGCGCTGGATCAGCTCGACGCCCGCCGTCACCGCTGCGGTCGGCTCGGCGCGGGCGGCCTGCAGCGCCCGGTCGAGATTGTCCAGCACCGGCAGGAGGTCGCGCAGCACCGACTCGTTGGCATAGCGGGTATACTCGTCCCGCTCCCGGGCGTTGCGCTTCCGGACGTTGTCGAACTCGGCGACGGCCCGGACGTAGCGGTCCTGCTGGGCTTCCAGCTCACGGGTCTTGGCCTCGAGCGCCTCTCGGAGACGCTGGATCTCCTCGTCACGCTCGTCGGCCAGGGGTCCATTCACGAACGACGATTCACTCATGGCAGACCGTAATTATAGCAGACGGTCCGACACCCCCCGGGCTCCCGGACCTGGCGATCGCGCGCCGTCCGCCGACCGGGGGAGTGCGGGGCCACAGCTCCGACGGCTGTCCGCCGCTTGGGGGAGTGCGGGGGCCATTTCTGGGCCCCCGCAGCTGAACAGCTTAAAGAACTAAACGGTTGTCCGCCGGCCCCGCCCGCCCTACGGCAAATACAGCTGCTGCCTCACCCGCGAGAGCGAGATCGAGACGATCCGCGCCGTCTCGTCGACGATCGACATGACCTCGGTGTAAGGCATCCGCCGCGGGCCCACCACACCCAGCACGCCCAGGATCTGGTCCCGGTAGCTGTAGGTGGAGGTGATCAGGCTGCACCCCCGCATCTCCTCCACCGGGTTCTCGCCGCCGATCATCACGTGGAGACCCTGCTCCTCGGCCATGCGGGAGAGCAGATCCACCAGGCGGGCCTTGTCCTCGAAGGCGCGCAGCATCGAGCGCAGGGTGGTCGGCTCGGACAGATCGGGGTGGTCCAGCATGTTGGTGGCGCCGCTGATGTATAGCGTGCGGTCGCGCAGCATCGCCACCACCTCGTCGAGCACGAGCCGGCTTCGCGTCCAGAGCGGATCGAGCGGGTCGGCCGGCCGCGTCAGCTCGTCGAGGATCTCCTGGAAGGTCTTGCCGCGGAAGCGACGAGTCAGCGCGCGGCCCATCTCGCGCAGCTCATCGGCGCCGCCGCGCGGCACCGCCGCGAGCGGCCGCGCGGTGACCCAGCCGGTCTCGGTCACCAGCACCGCGAGGGCGCGCTCCTCGTCCAGCGCGACCAGCTCGATCCGGTCGAGAGCGGTGTGCT
This genomic window from Candidatus Methylomirabilota bacterium contains:
- a CDS encoding ABC transporter substrate-binding protein, translated to MRRSASTLLFTVAVLAVPGVVVLAQSKEPVKIGLTAAVSGGSAASGEAIKRGLEIAIEEINAKGGVLGGRPLRLVVRDDEGQPAKGVTIARELVEREKVSAVFGGLHTPVALAQVAVWQELKTPYMGAWAAGTNITRNGQTPNYVFRVSANDDDADKFLTRYATDVLRKGKPGLLLENTSWGQSNEAGLTKWLGAKGIKAVGIEKFNWGDPDMSPQLLRLKGAGADHVVLVANAPEGAQVVKSRAKIGWEIPMVSHWGISGGRFAELTGDLSDGVAFLQTYSFFGKQNERGEYVLKMLKEKYGVKGPQDVIAPVGTANAYDGVHLVAMAIEQAGSSEGAKVRDALENLGAEYKGLIKTYRKPFTAEQHDALNDGDYIMVVWKAGKIVPLAAK
- a CDS encoding sigma-54 dependent transcriptional regulator; the protein is MPGEHILIVDDERAIRTTLRGVLEDEGYRVTAVGSGEEAIARLQDEVPDIIFLDIWMPGIDGLDTLAELKRLRPETVVVMISGHATIETAVKATKLGAYDFIEKPLSLEKTLLIANRALEHTRLERENRTLRAQLERGQEIVGQSALIEHLRQQIAVAAPSSGRVLIQGENGSGKELVARAVHALSARRDGPFVEVNCAAIPEELIESELFGHERGAFTGAVARRRGKFELADQGTLFLDEIGDMSLKTQAKVLRALEEQAFERVGGKDTVRVDVRVLAASNQNLPERIAVGAFREDLYYRLNVIPIEVPPLRQRKEDLPLLVAHFVTMFSAENGKRPKTVSVEALAYFLSYDWPGNVRELRNMVERLVIMTPRDVIGPEDLPPPLRPRDAESTGDDGQRERTLKEAREAFERAFILSELRANEWNMTRTAERLGIERSHLYRKLKAYGITAPK
- a CDS encoding ATP-binding protein, with the protein product MTPLTARRPERLDEQEKRKRNLLIIAGILVLLVVATVFEVGIRAPKIPFASNLIVFFLFNLNLVVFLLLLVLLFRNLVKLSFERRQKIIGSRFKAKLVLTFMALALGPGILIFLIASNFITTSIEGWFKPQVERPLDQAMEVAQTYYQSLESTALRHDRYMGRVIERDGLLAENKREALAAFLADQQERLGVAAITVFNREGQELVHVKNPVLAKVPTRSANTENVKQALAGQEITTVHELDNGDMIQAMVPIRDADQSVAAAMVVAIHVPQRLENRLRNISQAFQEYKQLRLLKNPIKGIYILLFLLMTLIIVFSATWFGLYLARGITEPIQMLAEGTREVAAGNLRYKVEVRADDEIGILVDSFNRMTGDLAASQSKLEETYRDLQSKHAEMEDRRRYTETVLEAVATGVVSLDPEGRVTTINSAAERLLGLDASQIHGRPAARVFRSPEYTEIDALIQRMGRVREGMLDREVHLRRGGQAVALLASATALRGPDGGYLGMVLAFDDLTELLKAQRLAAWREVAQRIAHEIKNPLTPIQLSAQRLRRRLGSDRSADEKRLLEEATGTIIQEVDGLRQLVDEFSRFARMPALTPKPTDLARLLESVVVLYRESHPGLAIRAVFSPDLPPIEVDPDQIKRAVLNLVDNAVEAVGATGEVVVQTAWLPEAHRARIVVADDGPGIAADDRERLFVPYFSTKATGMGLGLPIVHQIVSDHGGTIRVEDNTPHGSRFVVELPAGRPVAAPVQA
- a CDS encoding DUF4390 domain-containing protein; protein product: MEPRRRRPLSSTALALSLLGALVLASLMAPARAAADVRISNLSVFLNDYDVTVTVVLFDAIPDSLHESIHTGIAAHVRYYVELWQYARFGVDRRLQVRTVERQLTYNVLTKEYKITALKGEAREPILTKDLREAQRMISELRVGQIAPVVALDRQELYYVRARSDVSLGGVNSWFARMTGEAEETPWVQSSLLTPVRNQ
- the lpxC gene encoding UDP-3-O-acyl-N-acetylglucosamine deacetylase, which translates into the protein MDQQRTLRHPVEMAGIGLHSGEPVALRVSPAGADTGVLFRATDGTLIPANADHVVDTNSATTVGAFGVRVRTVEHLMAAAAALGVDNMVVDIDGPEVPAADGSAKPFMDLLRSAGGVSLPAPRRPLTISEPIRVGTESRWLEVLPADSLRISYTLDNNHPIIGLQVGTYGITEQVFDQELAAARTYGFLRDVPAMRQNGLARGGSLENAVVVGKRSVLNDSLRFPDEFVRHKILDLVGDLFLLGRPLRAHVVGRNAGHALNHQLVMAIQKAVAADRRRVAARSIRPAVPAAVGTTGDGFLPGIAAL
- a CDS encoding archease produces the protein MDLYADAPTLPEAFSRIALALFAAAVDPASVDETEVREVRAHGPDPAALLRRWLDECLYVHEVEGFACRSIEFAVFEAASSAGAEPLRLHAFLHGEPIDPTRHVARAVIRGIGAQGLSVQGESDGFRVRATLDL
- a CDS encoding 16S rRNA (uracil(1498)-N(3))-methyltransferase: MTRFHLAPDAVDGDRVVFDAAAAHHLGRVLRAAAGEIVQAVDASGQLLSVRLTSIASRRAEGMVVGRSALATESPLDLTLAQAVPKGDKMEHVIRMATELGVTRVIPLLSERTVVRLEPGRSDSRLGRWRRVAREAAQQSGRAAVPEVAAPTRLAAWRPEASAAGLLVCFWEEERRRLDTLLPAGPCLRATVVVGPEGGLTGEEVHGLAGAGALVASLGPRLLRTETAGAVAVALLQARYGDLGRG
- a CDS encoding 50S ribosomal protein L11 methyltransferase, whose protein sequence is MPFWQLTVPATAETSEGLTNFLWEQGALGVVEEEVPGRSPRLRAFFPERASSIGLLTAVQVYQASLRALGFSLPPESAEVAPLLDEAWASAWQQSFPVREVGRRLLVMPPWLAEPGPDSAAPNGERLAVVIEPGRAFGTGHHGTTEGCLVLLEDALEAAPGSAVLDIGTGTGILAIAALRLGAPSVLAIDTDPDAVAAAQVNAARNGCAGLTVRLAEPQDVEGRFPVVVANLLTHAHLALAEHYARLVVPGGHLVLGGMLDGEDVRVAEALSGLGFGTRWSVPLDGWASLLLAAPAR
- the dnaJ gene encoding molecular chaperone DnaJ, whose translation is MAAKDYYSVLGVPRDADDAALKKAYRNLARAYHPDRNPGDRKAEERFKEVSEAYTVLSDPEKRAQYDRFGTVGGGVGEAGFGTIFEDLFEGFFGGGDRGRSRTRARRGDDLRYDLEITLEEAAQGMETKLQVPRLETCEGCRGSGVEPGSQPEVCGTCRGQGQVRFSQGFLTVARPCPNCRGEGRIVRNPCSTCRGQGRISRERLLKVTIPAGVEHGNQLRLTGEGEGGTQGGPTGDLYVVLHIKPHEIFVREGAHLICELPLTFPQVALGDEVEVPVLDGTAKLKVPAGTQPGQRLVLKGKGMPHLRGRGRGDAVYDVVVEVPTQLTARQRELLEEFRGSPDGGSGPRVSKFVERMKQLFGS
- a CDS encoding nucleotide exchange factor GrpE, translating into MSESSFVNGPLADERDEEIQRLREALEAKTRELEAQQDRYVRAVAEFDNVRKRNARERDEYTRYANESVLRDLLPVLDNLDRALQAARAEPTAAVTAGVELIQRELLRVLEKFGLTPFVSVGQPFDPERHEAVARVQRPDLPDLTVAGETARGYLLNGRVLRPAMVTVAMAPDDRDAGSSS
- the hrcA gene encoding heat-inducible transcriptional repressor HrcA; amino-acid sequence: MTAAPTLDQRSRQVLLSVIAEYVETGEPVGSRAIARRHIRGLSPATIRNAMADLEEMGYLVQPHTSAGRVPTDAAYRFYVDHLQRVPWVAGQAPAVGPPAVVPHAEAAERLMAETPGRLSSDTHMMGVLLAPPLKHTALDRIELVALDEERALAVLVTETGWVTARPLAAVPRGGADELREMGRALTRRFRGKTFQEILDELTRPADPLDPLWTRSRLVLDEVVAMLRDRTLYISGATNMLDHPDLSEPTTLRSMLRAFEDKARLVDLLSRMAEEQGLHVMIGGENPVEEMRGCSLITSTYSYRDQILGVLGVVGPRRMPYTEVMSIVDETARIVSISLSRVRQQLYLP